cttttctttggcaagtgaccatggtataagcgggataatgcccttcgaggtgtccattaacagaaatgaatcggacTTCGCGGAAGCacgcctccgcgtcgtccaattcatttctgttaatgaacacCTCGTCGGCCATTATCCCTTACGTAATCAAACAGTAGCCAAACactgtaaacatgtaaaaaatatattaagcGCAAAGTCTTGCAAAcaggaattcaaaataaaacatagcagctgaacctgagaataaactaataaaaagttGGTCAAACAAAAACTTGGTCacacatctctctataaaagcaaggaatctctgtctgtctgtgtgtgtttgcctcaaatatctctgcggatcaggatcagactgacctgagagtttcaacatggctgctgcgtggttcaagagtgtgcaacgtcgcatttgtttggactacaatgttAATGTTACCGTTagggttgtcacgataccagaATTTCAGTAGTCTATACCaatacctgtgaatttccaCGATTCTCGATACTAATTTGATACCACGAATTGAATTCTCTAAACAAGTCGGGGTGCCTGTCTTTGAGGTGTTTGGCCAGGTTTGACCTGCTTCCTCCTTTCGTTTGAAAACTTCTGAGGCACTGTTTGCATGTCGGCTTGTTTGAGTCTGGAATTGCTCCGTATTTATCCGCTTCGAAtgcaaaatacttccacacgCGACTCTTAGTACCTGTCTTGTCGACGAGTCGACGTGTTGTGCTTTCACTCTCACTTGctgaagccatttttttctaAGACAGCAGGTTTTCTTCTTCAGCGCCGCTgactgctctgtgctgctcacaCGCGTATACTGCCCCCGTCAGTTCCGCCAAGAATCTACACAGCTCGCCGAGTGAAAAGTTGTATATTCGGTTCTGACGGTACCAGAAAAAAGCAAGTATCGAATTATTTTTTTCCGTGTTGGCATCGAATTGGTATCGAAGTATTGGTTCTTGTGACAACCCTAGTTACcgttaataaataatttcagaaatgctttacgaattccgctagcattgctaaccatagccaccatagtcacgtgcgcaccagagccaatcactgcacaccatagccacgtgcacaccagagtcaatcactgcagagcccgactccaagacacaccttaagaaacaagcgaatttatacctgcagcggcgcaatctggaccgggattttgccggcggttcggttccaTTCTGTGCATCtgaactgactgttgtggattaatgagactaaacgagtccggaccgagtctgttcgggtctgaggagatccggatacaCAAGGACAAAAAACTGGAATAGGAATCTGtcgatgttcatgtgtagctaacgttagctgacgCGACGGCacatccaaaaccggacttacagtaaataatgtccgccacgctttttcgtgaACATTGCCGCCACGTTTGcgttgtgtctggtgcaggaagaaacggtaaaaacgggcttttgtcacgaaagtgtccgcaatagagatcgcgagttttgagagttgagagatttgtgacatagtGTGTTTATCGTGtagtgtagttgtttttttgtgttgtgagtcaaaacaataaggagactgctgaatgtggaacaggcagggaGGACCTGAGAGAgccctgaggcattgcctgcatttaaatgtaaatggttgatataactttgtaaatttcaaacacttatgcacaaatttagcaaacaacaatttatatttgcattataagtaataaaaatggtttgttaaacatatttgtggttctcgcagtaaaaaatctaactttttctactctgattttatgttttatgtgattttaggtccaattgtgttaatacagtatgtcaaaatgaaaaaataactgtgcagtcacacatgtgaggttgtgctgaaaataatgacaccaaacaagatAGGGCTGTAGCGATACACTaatctcacgatacgatacgatacacgatattcagctcacgatatgatatatatcacgatattcagCCAGCGATACGATTCGATACGATTCGATacacttacatcattttctgaaagattttaaaagggacagtgtgattttggtgacatcttgTGAGTGAATACGACAATACAACCATTGAATTAATTGAACTGAAAACTGACAGCATCAGTTACACAATACATGACTCTGACTGGACAGAGTCTACACCTTGCAAATGCTGGACAAAATGAATCAAAGATgaggtgagaaaatgtgtttcatttattgaAACAGTGCAAACTGTAGCTTACAAGCCTttgaaaagtaaataaagtgCACTCTTACAATGAACAATGGAGAGTTAAAAAGTGCAGCAAGGGGCCTGTTCTGAACAGATTCTTTGACAGCTTTTTTAGCTTGACACTGAACATATGAGGTAGCCAGTCTAGCCACCAGGTAAGTAAACATAGTACCATGGCTTCTCCAAAACAGCCAATACTTTAAGTCACCAAgaacaacatttaaacatttaacttaaaatgtAGCCACCaggaaagtaaaaataaacCATGGCAGACAGTAATTCAAGTCCATAGGAGCAACATTTAAGCCAACTTAAAACTGTACCCGTCTTAGCAGAGTCGTTTAAGGCCTGTAGGTCCTGACCTACAAGTGAACACGAAACAGAAAGTCTCCTCTCAACATAACTGCAGACCAAGTGATCTACATTCTcttcagatttttgttcagAAATAGTAACTGATCGACGTGCTCTGGGAGAAGTGCACTTCTCTGAGCAGTGATGATATCTCCGGCGGTGGAGAAGACCCTCTCCGAGGATACACTAGTGCCAGGGATGCAGAGGTACCTTTTAGCAAGGTGTGACAAGAGTGGATACTCATACTGGTGATCCTTCCACCAGACCAGTGGATCTTCTTTCACTTCCAGGAGATCTGCCTCCTTGTAGCGGGTCATCTGCTCCTTGGCCTCGTCCTCTTGGGTATTAGTCTTGTGTCGTGCTGCACCACCACCATATCTTTCACCAAGAAGGGCAGCCAGTGGACAAGACGGCCTTGGATTCCTGGGTGGAGGATGCTGACCTTGActgctctctccttccttcaaTCGCTCTCCATCGTCTACAGCCTCTTCTTCGGATGCCATCCCCTCATCATCAGCACCAGTATTTGCTGTCCCCTCTTCATCCATACTCCAAAGTGACAACTAAATTAAATAGGTCAACATGAAACGAAATTCATGAGCTTTTACTGTAATAAATCttttaattaatatatttaatatatatgcCTTTAAAACTGTTTACATTATAGTATTTATGCTTTTTAAACTATTTAATATTTATCCATTTTAAACTGCCTTTTAAACTTTGaacaattattattacaatTGTTATTTAGGTCTATGCTTTCTCTTGCCAGGAGATGGTGGATAGGATACAAGGCCAAGGGTTAAACCTAGCAGTACCATCATTGCCTTACCTCTGATGGCTGCATGCTCAGTCTTGCAGCCTCTGCAATCAGTCCATCATAAACTTTCTGTCTTTCGTTCTCAGTCAGGAAAGGAAGACTTTTGAATCTTGGATCCATAGCTGAACATGCATGGAGAGTTGCCTTGAGGTCGGTGTACCTCTTCTGAAGATCCCCAGCCATGGCAGCCTTCATCTCTTTTATGACTGCAGATTCGCCTTCTACCAGTTTCAGTCCGTTGATCAGTGTGTCCTGGAGGGGCGCGACGACTGACAGTGTGGGGGTCTTCTCCTTGGACATGTACTGTGTAGCCTCCTTCATGGGCTTCATCGCGCTGACTACTTCTTCAGCTGTTGTCACGTCTGACTCGGTCAGTGTGCACAGATCCTTCTCGGTCTTCCTGACCTCACTCGAGAGTAGGGCTGCGCAGATGGCTGGTTGTTGCTCAAGGAATCTTTCCAACATGTCGTGCGCACTGTTCCACCTGTAGTTAAATAAGAGTgagaaactttatttatagaccTGTAGCACCCTTCACAGCATGGATGCACAGAATGCTGCTTTAaattaattacaaaataaattagtaataaaaacataaaatattgaAAAGTAACCACACACTAACCTGGTAACCACGTCTGTCATCAGCTTGTGCTCTGGCAGTCGTAGAagcctctgtttctctttcagcttGTTGTGGGCTGTGGTGCTTCGTCTGAAAAAATTCACAATGCGTCTCACTCTTCCCAACAGGCGTGCGACTGCTGTGATTTTGAGGGCCCGTTGTGCAGCCAGATTTAGAGTGTGAGCATAGCATTTGACATGAAGTGTGAATGCTGCCTCCTCAGCTGCGATTGTCATATTTGACGCATTGTCAGTGACAATTACTGGATCCTTTTCTGTGATTCCCCACTCAGCAAGAGCCTTTCTCAAATGTTCTGCCAGGTTGTGTCCGGTGTGGCTCTCGGGCATGTCCCTGGTTTGTAAGACATGCGTAACAAGCTCCCATTCCTCGTTGATAAAGTGGACCGTGATGGTGACATATGCTTCAGTTATTCGCGACGTCCACCCGTCACACGTAACAGCAACTCTCTCCGCGGTGGCCAGGGAGGCGTTGACGTGTGCCTTTGTCTGAGCATACAGCCTGGGAATGCAAACCTTGGTGAGGTGTTCGCGGGTTGGAATAGGATAGCGGGGCTCCATCGCGTTCACCATGCGCCTAAAGCCTGCGTTTTCGACCACCGAATAAGGTCTCAAATCCTGACAAATAAAGTAGGCAATGGACTCCGTGATCTTTTGCGACCTTGGTGAAGTAAATGGGAACTTGTGTAAACAACCGCCATCGTTATCCAGTATGGTTTGTTTTGGGTCACGCCGCAACTTCTTAGGTTCCTCAGTTAGCATTAACGTTACCTTGTCCGGGTGGTGACGTTTTAGGTGGGCTCGTAGGTTGGTGGTATTACCAGAGTATTTCACGTTTGTGTGACACAGCTTGCAAACCGCCAGACTTTTATCTAAATCGTcgctttccttcttctttttaaacCCAAAATGCTCCCACACATCTGCTTTCAAGCATGAAGGTGCTGGATTGATATTCGCCGCCATTCTCTTGAATCTCCTCGCTCTGACTGCGTAAACAGGAAAGTAAAGTAAGTATCTCGACGGGTAACTTGCTAGAAATGCTCTACAGCGACACTAGCGGCTGGCTGACTTAATCGCTCTTCCTGCAAAGCGAACGGGGGAGAATGGCCAGCGAGCAGAGTGCCGGGCGGAACAGGGGGGATTTGAATGGGACTTAATGTATTGATACCCGCGGCTGAAAAATCGATActttctggggaaacaaaataTCGATATATATTGCAGAATCGATAAAATTGCTCAGCCTTAaaacaagacaaggtaaattgtttttaaggtgaaatataatggtaaaatcaaaagtattcaaaaatggccaattatatccctgacctctcaccttcaaacacagcctcatttggccatccatgaaacagcaacttaacctcccacttttctatagaaatgcatgcttcctacgggcaatgcactagtacaAATAATAACCAAACATTGTAAACACGTAGTACAGTGTCACACCACTCATGACCTGTGAATGTTCACTTAATCAGCAATGGCAAAATCTTTCTCATAAAGACAAGCatttctgctctctctgctgtaAGTCTAATTCTCTTTTCATCCACAATGTTGGAAACTGTGCTGAACACTCTCTCGCTTTCTACACTAGTGCAGTGGGCACAGAGGTATTTTGTGACGGTGGCATCAAGACAAGATAATCGATATTTGTTGACTCCCCAGTACTGGTATGGCTTGTCTGAGGCAGCGATGGTTTTCTCTGTAAGATATCCATGCAGTTGGACTGCATGGCTCAAGCTGCTTGCTGCACCCAGGTTGTCACTCTCCTCCACAATTTGGTCAAACTCTTGCGTAAAGCTGCTCGTGCTTGGTGTTGCTGGTACTTCCATCCGAGGGGCCTTTTCTTGTGGCTCTGCAGCCTCTGATGCTCCAGCTGTGCTGCTCCTCATGTCTTCCTCTAGTTCCCCTGTCAGTGCATCTTTTGCACGCTTTGCAGATTGTGCAGTCGTAAAGTATCTGAAACAGAAGTAAAACATAGGTTAggctaaatatgaaaaaactgATGACACTAAAACTTGAGGCTGATTAAAGTAATATacaaatgaatatatatattaattcgTATAAACTATATAAAGAATGTAGCTCTACATGATTTATGTTCTACATGTTTGTACAGCATGACATTTCATCAACTACAGAAGTTGTGTTACTGTGGAGAGTAAAAAAACAATCTATTATATAGATCTAATGTAATTAGTTAGTTTACAATCTCACCTGTCTTTATATTTTGGGTCCAGCCAGATGGCAAGTGCATATAGAGGTTCAGGTATGCAAGTGGAGAATGTTtaaaatgtcccacaatttGTCTACCGATTGCAATGGCATCGCTCACACTCCATTGTGACAGTTGTCCCTCATTGACTACAAGCTGCAATGTGTGAGCAAAGCAGCCTAAGCTCCGCACCTCCATGATGTCCATGGCCTTTTTCATGTTACTTGCATTGTCCCGGAATATAACATGCACTTTATCCAAAGGAATGTGCCACTGGTCAAGCATCTCCTTGATTCTAAAACTTTCTGTGTTATTGGCAATGCTTTCAAGCTTTTCCGTTGGAAACTTTTCACGTTGTAGAAGTGCATCTGCCAGAGTTAGTTGCTGGGCTGTactgtctcctgctccttttggttttgttgagctgcaggaattTGGCGTGCTCCTTAGCATGGTACTTTTTGGATGTGCTTGGTTAAATTGGCAGTCTTGTACTTTGCAGTACTACCACCACCCCTCGAAACATTTACTTTGCAGACATTGCAAACAGCCATTGAACTAGTTGGCGTGGCAAGCGTGAAATATCTCTACACAGCCGACTCTTTGGCTCGCTGCATGTTGCTCAATTCTTCCAGCATGCGACAAACGTGCTGCTGACGA
The sequence above is drawn from the Sparus aurata chromosome 21, fSpaAur1.1, whole genome shotgun sequence genome and encodes:
- the LOC115572153 gene encoding zinc finger BED domain-containing protein 1-like, which encodes MVNAMEPRYPIPTREHLTKVCIPRLYAQTKAHVNASLATAERVAVTCDGWTSRITEAYVTITVHFINEEWELVTHVLQTRDMPESHTGHNLAEHLRKALAEWGITEKDPVIVTDNASNMTIAAEEAAFTLHVKCYAHTLNLAAQRALKITAVARLLGRVRRIVNFFRRSTTAHNKLKEKQRLLRLPEHKLMTDVVTRWNSAHDMLERFLEQQPAICAALLSSEVRKTEKDLCTLTESDVTTAEEVVSAMKPMKEATQYMSKEKTPTLSVVAPLQDTLINGLKLVEGESAVIKEMKAAMAGDLQKRYTDLKATLHACSAMDPRFKSLPFLTENERQKVYDGLIAEAARLSMQPSELSLWSMDEEGTANTGADDEGMASEEEAVDDGERLKEGESSQGQHPPPRNPRPSCPLAALLGERYGGGAARHKTNTQEDEAKEQMTRYKEADLLEVKEDPLVWWKDHQYEYPLLSHLAKRYLCIPGTSVSSERVFSTAGDIITAQRSALLPEHVDQLLFLNKNLKRM